From Algoriphagus sp. NG3, the proteins below share one genomic window:
- a CDS encoding bifunctional aldolase/short-chain dehydrogenase: MSTTTQNFKHVSYLWDDAVASKLEGKEVDLLIYRSNILGADLRITNYGGGNTSCKTYEADPLTNEKVEIMWVKGSGGDIGTLTKAGLAGLYVDKLRALKGIYRGLEFEDEMVELFNHCIYDLKSKAPSIDTPLHSFLPFKHIDHLHPDAAIAIAASKDGEQITQDLWNGQIAWVPWQKPGFDLGLQLKQALDDNPGIRGIMLGGHGLFTWGDTAFECYINSLEVIETASEYLAQNYGKKRPVFGGEKVQSLAPEQRKSQAAKLAPVLRGLASSENLMVGTFTDAPEVLQFINSHDLSKLAPMGTSCPDHFLRTKISPLVMDIPADTDLSDPGSLKEKLEAAFQSYREMYADYYEKHKHSNSPAMRDPNPVIIIWPGVGMFSYAKNKQTSRVASEFYINAINVMRGAEAVSEYVSLPLQEAFNIEYWLLEEAKLQRMPKEQPLSRKVALVTGSAGGIGLAIAEKYMQEGACVVISDIDANRLKETSDFLLKKYGRDSFLAVNLDVTDGQSLEAAIEATCLQFGGVDIIVNNAGISISKSFEDHTVQDWDRLNDILVMGQYHISKAGVKIMKLQGHGGDIVNIASKNGLVAGAKNVAYGTAKAAQLHMSRLMAAELAEDKIKVNVVNPDAVIENSNIWEGGWGENRAKAYGIEVKDLPQFYANRTLLKESVKTSDIANAAFVFVSGQLGKTTGNMLNVDGGLAAAFPR, from the coding sequence ATGAGCACAACGACACAAAATTTTAAACATGTAAGTTACCTCTGGGATGATGCTGTGGCATCCAAACTAGAGGGCAAAGAAGTCGATCTTCTTATATATCGTTCTAATATCCTTGGAGCCGACCTTAGAATCACCAATTATGGAGGTGGCAATACAAGCTGTAAAACGTATGAAGCAGATCCCCTTACCAACGAGAAAGTAGAAATAATGTGGGTGAAAGGCTCAGGAGGAGACATTGGGACTTTGACCAAAGCAGGCCTTGCAGGACTCTATGTGGATAAATTACGTGCTTTGAAAGGCATCTACCGAGGTTTGGAATTTGAAGATGAAATGGTGGAATTATTCAACCACTGCATCTACGATCTGAAGTCTAAAGCACCTTCAATTGACACTCCTTTACACTCTTTTTTACCATTCAAACATATAGATCACTTACACCCGGATGCGGCCATAGCCATAGCCGCTTCCAAAGACGGAGAACAGATCACCCAAGACCTATGGAATGGGCAGATTGCCTGGGTTCCATGGCAAAAACCCGGTTTCGATCTTGGACTTCAGTTGAAGCAGGCTTTAGATGATAATCCCGGCATCCGGGGCATTATGCTTGGCGGACATGGGCTTTTCACCTGGGGAGACACCGCTTTTGAATGCTATATCAACAGCCTGGAAGTCATTGAAACCGCATCCGAATATTTAGCACAGAATTACGGAAAAAAACGTCCTGTCTTTGGAGGGGAAAAAGTACAGTCTCTAGCCCCTGAGCAGAGAAAAAGCCAGGCGGCTAAGCTGGCACCGGTATTACGAGGTCTGGCTTCCTCCGAGAACCTGATGGTAGGTACCTTCACAGATGCTCCAGAGGTATTACAGTTTATCAACAGTCATGATCTAAGCAAACTGGCTCCTATGGGTACAAGCTGCCCTGACCATTTCTTGAGGACCAAGATTTCTCCGTTGGTCATGGATATCCCTGCCGATACCGATCTCTCTGACCCAGGCAGTCTCAAGGAAAAACTGGAGGCGGCTTTCCAGTCCTACAGAGAGATGTATGCTGACTATTACGAAAAACACAAACATTCAAACAGCCCTGCCATGCGGGACCCAAATCCGGTAATCATCATCTGGCCTGGTGTGGGGATGTTCAGCTATGCCAAAAACAAACAGACAAGCCGGGTAGCCAGCGAATTCTACATTAATGCCATCAATGTGATGCGTGGTGCTGAGGCCGTTTCCGAATACGTCTCCCTACCGCTTCAGGAAGCATTCAATATCGAATATTGGCTACTGGAGGAGGCTAAACTCCAAAGAATGCCAAAAGAACAGCCCCTTTCCAGAAAAGTAGCGTTGGTGACAGGAAGTGCAGGCGGAATCGGATTGGCTATAGCAGAGAAATATATGCAGGAAGGTGCCTGTGTAGTGATCTCTGATATCGATGCAAACAGACTGAAAGAGACCAGTGATTTCCTGCTCAAAAAATACGGACGGGATTCTTTCCTAGCTGTGAATTTGGACGTGACTGATGGACAAAGTCTGGAAGCTGCCATAGAAGCTACTTGCCTACAGTTTGGAGGTGTGGACATCATCGTAAACAATGCAGGTATCTCCATCAGCAAATCTTTTGAAGATCATACTGTTCAAGACTGGGATAGACTTAATGACATTCTGGTCATGGGACAATACCACATCTCCAAGGCCGGCGTCAAAATCATGAAACTACAGGGACATGGCGGTGATATAGTGAATATTGCCAGTAAAAACGGCTTGGTAGCTGGCGCAAAAAACGTGGCCTATGGCACCGCCAAAGCAGCACAGCTCCACATGTCCAGGCTAATGGCAGCCGAGTTGGCAGAGGACAAAATCAAAGTAAACGTAGTAAATCCTGATGCCGTGATCGAAAACTCCAATATCTGGGAAGGTGGATGGGGTGAAAACCGCGCCAAAGCTTACGGTATAGAAGTGAAGGATCTGCCACAGTTCTATGCCAACAGAACCCTCTTGAAGGAAAGTGTAAAAACCAGTGATATTGCAAACGCGGCTTTTGTCTTTGTAAGTGGTCAACTGGGAAAAACCACAGGAAATATGCTTAACGTAGATGGAGGCTTAGCAGCCGCATTCCCAAGATAA
- a CDS encoding transmembrane 220 family protein produces the protein MKFNKIFYGVWIFIFALFAYWQFNDPDPEVWISVYGVAIIFCILATRGIFPKIPLTILAICCVIGAAYFWQGDVLGWISEEAEQKNLSMKTQSMEESRETFGLLIILVVMLPALWKAWKK, from the coding sequence ATGAAGTTTAACAAAATATTTTACGGCGTGTGGATTTTTATATTCGCTCTTTTCGCCTACTGGCAATTCAACGATCCGGATCCGGAAGTTTGGATAAGTGTCTATGGGGTAGCAATCATATTTTGTATTCTGGCAACCCGTGGGATCTTCCCTAAAATACCACTGACAATTTTGGCTATTTGCTGTGTGATAGGAGCAGCGTATTTCTGGCAGGGTGATGTGTTGGGGTGGATTTCTGAGGAAGCAGAGCAAAAGAACCTCAGTATGAAAACCCAATCCATGGAAGAGTCCAGAGAAACATTCGGTTTACTGATCATACTAGTGGTCATGCTGCCTGCGTTATGGAAGGCGTGGAAAAAATAG
- a CDS encoding ThuA domain-containing protein produces the protein MNFPKNLRSLLLIGLIACVGFWSCNSRSGKPKVLVFSKTAGFYHESIPSGIAAIQKLGAENDFEVDTTTQSSSFNEKNLSQYATVIFLSTTGDVLDHVQEAEFERYIQAGGGFVGIHAAADTEYHWGWYGRMVGGYFADHPGINDPHPNVQAGKITVTDASNDATSFLPSPWERTDEWYSYKKLNPEVNVLLNLDEESYQGGMDMGEHPIAWYHDYDGGRAFYTGGGHTNASFTEELFLKHLLAGINYAIGGNKELDYSKSRSKKVPEENRFSKTMLALGDFTEPTELTVLPNLDILVAQRRGEILYYNSQTKELSEVAKLDVYWKTSVPRVNAEEGVLGLQKDPNYAKNNWVYVFYSPTAKEVNRLSRFKFKDGVWDMGSEQIILELYSQREICCHTGGSIAFGADGNLFLSTGDNSTPFNQPNSKYITSGYAPLDSREGNKQFDARRSSGNSNDLRGKIIRIKVNEDGSYEIPAGNLYAPGTEGTKPEIYVQGLRNPYRISIDQKTGFVYWGEVGPDAANDSTETRGPRGYDEINQARKAGNFGWPYVIADNLPYREFDYSNGTSGELYDINGPRNNSPLNTGIEKLPPTEPAFIWYPYGESSEFPTLGTGGRNAMAGPVYYSDMYEGDSKLPDYFDGKLIIYDWVRGWIKVVTMTESGDYDKMDPFMPNTKFNALIDMEMGPDGHIYGLEYGNGWFSKNEDSGLFRIDYNGGNRAPIVSEITVDKTSGSNPLTATFTAKATDPEGDPMTYTWDLGNGETKTTEEPTLTYTFNAVGEYAVNVTAKDPAGLQGEGTPVRVYSGNIAPEVSIAIKGNKTFYFPGKEVAYEVTVKDEDHPDASEDLENLYVSADYLEGLDQAEANQGHKIMTDAMVGKSLVSSLTCKTCHKEAEASIGPDYTSVAKKYSEKDIDYLKNKIKNGGGGVWGETVMPANPDLPESELNALISYILSLDGVNQKTLPSVGSVNSTMGKTPTPTGVLMISASYTDKGGEGIKPLTGSSAYLLSSNTIDLASTVDLEGGYSKMNYGGQNLLTVPADPASFAIAKVDLTDIASVTFNTAATAKLTDGFVFELRLDSPEGTIIGSKEYIQGPMNGPEGAPAFEQVTIPVTGQADGKIHKVYVTTKTIKGGEAGMFILAGLTFNAK, from the coding sequence ATGAATTTCCCAAAAAACCTAAGAAGCCTACTGCTGATTGGACTCATTGCTTGTGTAGGTTTCTGGAGCTGTAATTCCCGCTCCGGAAAACCGAAAGTACTTGTGTTCAGCAAAACAGCGGGCTTTTACCATGAATCCATACCCAGCGGTATAGCCGCCATACAAAAGCTAGGCGCTGAAAATGACTTTGAGGTGGACACCACCACTCAAAGCAGCAGCTTTAACGAAAAAAATCTGTCCCAATATGCCACGGTAATTTTTCTCAGCACCACAGGTGATGTGCTGGATCATGTACAAGAAGCTGAATTTGAGCGATACATCCAAGCAGGAGGGGGCTTTGTAGGGATCCATGCAGCAGCGGACACCGAATATCACTGGGGTTGGTACGGCCGTATGGTAGGCGGCTATTTTGCTGATCACCCAGGCATCAACGATCCCCATCCTAACGTACAGGCAGGCAAAATCACGGTGACTGATGCCAGTAATGATGCTACGTCCTTTTTACCCTCTCCTTGGGAAAGAACTGACGAATGGTATTCCTATAAGAAATTGAATCCTGAGGTAAACGTTTTGCTAAACCTGGATGAGGAATCATATCAGGGAGGAATGGATATGGGTGAGCACCCGATCGCCTGGTACCATGACTACGATGGTGGCCGTGCTTTCTATACCGGAGGTGGCCACACCAATGCATCCTTTACTGAGGAGCTGTTTCTAAAGCATCTATTGGCTGGAATCAACTATGCTATAGGAGGAAACAAAGAACTTGACTATTCTAAATCGAGAAGTAAAAAGGTGCCTGAAGAGAACAGATTCTCCAAAACCATGCTGGCCTTAGGTGACTTCACAGAACCTACAGAACTGACCGTACTTCCTAACCTGGATATATTGGTCGCACAGAGAAGAGGAGAGATCCTTTATTACAACAGCCAGACAAAAGAGCTGTCTGAAGTAGCTAAACTTGATGTCTATTGGAAAACAAGCGTTCCTAGGGTAAATGCTGAAGAAGGAGTTTTAGGCTTGCAGAAAGACCCTAATTATGCAAAAAATAACTGGGTGTATGTATTCTACTCCCCTACAGCCAAAGAAGTAAACCGCCTTTCCAGGTTCAAATTTAAGGACGGAGTCTGGGACATGGGCTCAGAACAGATTATCCTTGAACTTTATTCCCAGAGAGAGATATGCTGCCATACTGGTGGTTCCATTGCCTTTGGTGCGGACGGGAATCTATTCCTATCTACAGGAGATAACTCCACGCCTTTCAACCAGCCAAACAGTAAGTATATCACCAGCGGCTATGCCCCATTGGATTCCAGAGAAGGCAACAAGCAATTCGATGCCCGAAGAAGCTCTGGAAACTCTAATGACCTAAGAGGAAAAATCATCAGAATAAAAGTCAATGAAGATGGATCTTATGAAATCCCGGCAGGCAACCTTTACGCTCCTGGCACGGAAGGAACAAAACCTGAAATCTATGTGCAAGGATTAAGGAATCCATATAGAATCTCTATTGATCAGAAAACAGGCTTTGTCTATTGGGGAGAAGTTGGGCCGGATGCCGCCAATGACAGTACCGAGACTCGCGGTCCACGTGGATATGACGAGATCAATCAGGCACGAAAAGCGGGCAACTTTGGCTGGCCGTATGTGATTGCGGACAACTTGCCTTATCGTGAATTTGATTATTCCAATGGTACTTCAGGAGAATTGTATGATATCAATGGCCCGAGAAATAATTCCCCGCTCAATACTGGAATTGAAAAATTGCCTCCTACAGAACCTGCGTTCATCTGGTATCCGTACGGTGAATCATCCGAATTCCCAACCTTGGGGACAGGTGGTAGAAATGCTATGGCAGGCCCTGTTTATTACTCCGACATGTATGAAGGAGATAGCAAATTACCTGATTATTTTGACGGAAAACTGATCATCTATGATTGGGTAAGAGGCTGGATCAAGGTAGTGACCATGACGGAATCCGGAGATTATGACAAGATGGACCCCTTCATGCCAAATACTAAGTTCAATGCGCTTATTGATATGGAAATGGGGCCTGATGGGCATATCTACGGACTGGAATATGGCAATGGCTGGTTTTCTAAAAATGAGGATTCAGGACTTTTCCGCATAGATTACAACGGTGGCAACAGAGCCCCGATCGTTTCAGAAATTACCGTGGACAAAACCTCAGGGTCTAATCCTCTGACCGCTACTTTCACTGCTAAAGCCACAGACCCTGAAGGAGATCCGATGACTTATACCTGGGATCTTGGAAATGGGGAAACCAAAACTACCGAAGAACCTACGTTAACCTATACTTTCAATGCTGTAGGTGAATATGCAGTAAATGTCACTGCGAAAGATCCTGCCGGACTGCAAGGTGAAGGAACTCCAGTCCGTGTGTATTCCGGCAACATCGCTCCGGAAGTAAGCATTGCTATCAAAGGGAATAAGACATTCTATTTCCCTGGAAAGGAAGTAGCGTACGAAGTCACAGTAAAGGATGAAGACCACCCAGATGCCTCAGAAGATCTGGAAAACCTGTACGTAAGCGCAGATTACCTAGAAGGATTGGATCAAGCCGAAGCAAATCAGGGGCATAAAATCATGACAGATGCCATGGTAGGAAAATCCCTGGTGTCATCCCTGACCTGTAAAACCTGCCACAAAGAAGCCGAAGCTTCCATAGGCCCTGACTATACCAGCGTAGCCAAAAAATATTCTGAAAAGGATATAGACTATCTGAAAAACAAAATCAAAAACGGAGGCGGCGGCGTATGGGGAGAAACCGTAATGCCTGCAAACCCTGACTTACCGGAATCAGAGTTGAATGCACTGATCAGCTACATCCTCTCCCTTGATGGGGTCAATCAAAAAACACTTCCTAGTGTCGGCTCAGTCAACTCCACCATGGGTAAAACCCCTACCCCAACAGGAGTCTTGATGATCAGTGCTTCTTATACAGATAAAGGGGGCGAAGGAATCAAACCATTGACAGGATCATCTGCCTACCTACTTTCCAGCAATACCATTGATCTGGCGAGTACGGTGGATCTGGAAGGGGGATACAGCAAAATGAACTATGGTGGTCAAAACCTGCTTACTGTTCCTGCCGACCCTGCTTCATTTGCCATTGCCAAAGTAGATCTTACGGACATCGCTTCAGTTACTTTCAACACTGCGGCTACTGCCAAGCTTACAGATGGGTTCGTATTCGAGCTCAGACTGGACAGCCCTGAGGGAACAATCATTGGAAGCAAAGAATACATACAAGGCCCTATGAACGGGCCTGAAGGAGCTCCTGCATTTGAGCAGGTAACCATCCCAGTCACAGGTCAGGCTGACGGAAAAATCCATAAGGTATATGTCACTACCAAAACAATCAAAGGCGGGGAAGCTGGCATGTTTATCCTTGCTGGACTAACGTTCAACGCCAAATAA
- a CDS encoding arylsulfatase, translating to MLRSSLCTLVLLIFTASVIFSCNSREVQKEDSGISGKKPNIIFILADDLGYGDLGFLGQKYIETPNIDRLAQEGMFFTNHYSGATVCAPSRSSFITGLHTGHTPVRGNLQVGTEGQYPLPDSVTSIAQVLKDVGYKTGAFGKWGLGFADNSGDPEKHGFEKFYGYYSQSIAHRYYPAYLWDNGEKVDLEGNDWTEKKIYAPDVIQQETISFIEKNKENPFFLFMPIIMPHAELAAPDDGIFQKYRAKFGDEIAYPAGNGTEYGPDIRLPAYQSQPYPHATFAAMVERIDTYVGEVVKKLEELGLAENTLIIFASDNGAHKEGGADPEFFNSNGPFRGFKRDLYEGGVRTPMIAWWPGKVQAGSQSDHVSAFWDLLPTFADVAGAEIPSGIDGISFLPEILGQKDQKTHEYLYWEFHEEGGKQAVRQGNWKAVKLDVFEAEAPRIELYDLTVDLGEEEDIAAYHPEKVKELEAIMKAAHKSNPVFGLLPSERSGLTSNQK from the coding sequence ATGTTAAGATCAAGTCTATGTACCCTTGTCCTACTGATTTTTACAGCTTCCGTAATTTTCAGTTGTAATTCCAGGGAAGTCCAAAAAGAGGATTCTGGTATTTCAGGAAAAAAACCGAATATCATTTTTATCCTTGCCGATGATCTGGGCTATGGGGATTTGGGGTTTTTGGGGCAGAAATATATAGAAACCCCAAACATCGATAGACTTGCCCAAGAGGGGATGTTCTTTACCAACCATTATTCCGGAGCCACAGTATGCGCCCCCTCCCGATCTTCTTTTATCACAGGACTGCATACAGGCCACACTCCCGTGAGGGGAAATCTTCAGGTAGGAACCGAAGGACAATACCCTTTGCCTGATTCAGTTACTTCAATTGCCCAAGTACTGAAAGATGTGGGCTATAAAACTGGAGCCTTCGGCAAATGGGGACTTGGATTTGCAGATAATTCAGGAGATCCTGAAAAGCATGGTTTTGAAAAGTTCTATGGTTATTATAGCCAGAGTATTGCTCATCGTTACTATCCCGCCTATCTATGGGACAATGGTGAGAAGGTGGATTTGGAGGGGAATGACTGGACAGAGAAAAAAATTTATGCCCCGGATGTCATACAGCAAGAAACCATTTCATTTATTGAAAAAAACAAAGAAAACCCATTCTTCCTTTTTATGCCTATCATCATGCCCCATGCCGAACTGGCGGCACCGGACGATGGGATCTTTCAGAAATACAGGGCCAAATTTGGAGATGAAATAGCCTATCCGGCAGGGAACGGTACTGAATATGGTCCGGACATCAGACTGCCTGCCTACCAGTCCCAGCCATATCCCCATGCCACCTTTGCTGCCATGGTGGAGAGAATCGACACGTATGTGGGAGAAGTAGTAAAAAAATTAGAGGAACTGGGATTGGCTGAAAACACCTTGATCATCTTTGCCTCTGATAATGGAGCCCATAAAGAAGGTGGGGCAGATCCGGAGTTTTTCAACAGCAATGGGCCGTTTAGGGGATTTAAGCGGGATCTGTATGAGGGGGGAGTTCGTACGCCGATGATAGCCTGGTGGCCAGGTAAAGTACAAGCGGGTTCACAAAGTGATCATGTCTCAGCTTTCTGGGATCTATTGCCGACTTTCGCTGATGTTGCCGGTGCAGAAATCCCTTCAGGAATAGATGGTATTTCCTTTTTGCCAGAAATATTGGGACAAAAAGATCAGAAAACCCATGAATATTTATATTGGGAATTTCATGAGGAAGGTGGAAAGCAGGCTGTGAGACAGGGAAACTGGAAGGCAGTGAAACTCGATGTGTTTGAAGCTGAAGCGCCAAGGATTGAGCTCTATGATCTTACTGTGGACCTGGGGGAGGAGGAGGATATTGCTGCCTATCATCCCGAAAAAGTGAAGGAGCTGGAAGCAATTATGAAAGCTGCCCACAAGTCTAACCCTGTTTTCGGACTGTTGCCCTCTGAACGAAGTGGTCTTACAAGCAATCAGAAATGA
- a CDS encoding NIPSNAP family protein, translating into MKKTFLILIAMVFTLGAFAQQLANSTSTYFEIRKYYANEGKLPDLIKRFENHTLALFEKNGMENIAYFVPVQNIDNSLTYILGYPDQKSRDRMWDKFVNDPEWQKAKKESEINGGLVKSVEQTFMKLAPGLNDTPKPRPSGVFQLRTYTCFDGKLGNLIARFKNHTQDIFEKQGLRNYPYWVTVEKDGSQPRLIYLLGDRDQAAFERDFQNFLKDPAWLKARDASEADGKIVERVDAVFFTKLPFSPMK; encoded by the coding sequence ATGAAAAAGACGTTTTTAATTTTGATCGCCATGGTTTTTACACTGGGAGCTTTTGCACAGCAGCTAGCTAATAGCACGTCCACCTATTTTGAGATTCGAAAGTACTATGCCAATGAAGGGAAATTACCAGATCTGATCAAAAGATTTGAGAACCATACCTTGGCACTTTTTGAGAAAAACGGCATGGAAAATATAGCCTATTTTGTCCCTGTGCAGAATATAGATAATTCCCTGACCTATATTCTAGGCTATCCAGACCAAAAATCAAGAGATCGCATGTGGGACAAATTTGTGAATGATCCTGAGTGGCAGAAAGCTAAAAAGGAGTCAGAGATCAATGGGGGACTAGTGAAAAGTGTGGAGCAGACATTTATGAAGCTGGCACCGGGACTGAATGATACACCTAAGCCTAGGCCAAGCGGAGTGTTTCAGCTAAGAACCTATACTTGCTTTGATGGTAAGTTGGGCAATCTAATCGCCAGGTTTAAAAACCATACGCAGGACATTTTTGAAAAGCAAGGTTTGAGAAACTATCCATACTGGGTAACGGTAGAGAAAGACGGAAGTCAGCCGAGACTTATCTATCTGCTGGGGGATAGGGATCAGGCCGCTTTCGAAAGGGATTTTCAAAACTTTCTGAAAGATCCAGCTTGGCTAAAAGCCAGGGATGCATCTGAGGCAGATGGTAAAATCGTGGAACGGGTAGATGCTGTGTTTTTTACCAAGTTGCCGTTCTCTCCGATGAAGTAA
- a CDS encoding TIM barrel protein — translation MRISEDQLSSFSSTDFHRRSLDLLREQFSRHDINFDGVIHKLQEFQIAIPSAALGNGRAQNNRGRTGGEPRNLNEKLEDISLLQQLTRKTNSVSVYIPSDMPEDYQETKDLADDLKLKFDTMNSTSSQDQNLKEHAKLGSLGNSNKAVRDEAVAHNEEVITIGKKLGSKGLTVWMADGSTSPGQSNFRSTLGWTEESLREIYEYMPSDWNMMLEYKPYAPNCYHTVVPDWGTSSMLARRLGARAKVLVDLGHHLPKTNIEQIVATLMYQDLLAGFHFNDSKYGDDDLNPGSIKPYQLFLIFCELIGGDRDGAQIWDSISWMIDASYNTQDPLVDLIQALEAITIAYAKALLVDRDKLQACQQNGEGSQAQEILQMAYLTDVRPLVCEARVRAGGAAEPLEAYRILMIRNKLVHERGAKSYHSFF, via the coding sequence ATGAGAATTTCAGAAGACCAACTCTCTTCCTTTTCTTCAACAGACTTTCACAGACGCTCCCTGGATCTTTTACGGGAGCAGTTTTCAAGACATGATATAAATTTCGACGGGGTTATCCATAAACTACAGGAGTTTCAGATTGCCATACCCAGTGCTGCTTTGGGAAATGGTAGAGCACAAAACAATAGGGGTAGAACTGGTGGAGAACCAAGAAATCTCAACGAAAAGCTGGAAGATATCAGTCTCTTGCAGCAACTCACCCGAAAGACCAATTCTGTTTCAGTATATATTCCCTCGGATATGCCGGAGGATTATCAGGAAACCAAGGATTTGGCAGATGATTTAAAGCTGAAGTTTGACACTATGAACAGCACGAGTTCCCAAGATCAGAATCTGAAGGAACATGCCAAACTGGGATCCTTGGGGAATTCCAATAAAGCAGTACGGGACGAGGCGGTGGCCCATAATGAGGAAGTAATCACTATAGGTAAAAAGCTAGGAAGCAAAGGACTCACCGTATGGATGGCCGATGGCAGTACCTCTCCAGGCCAGTCCAACTTCAGGAGTACGCTGGGATGGACAGAGGAATCGCTCCGGGAAATCTATGAATACATGCCTTCAGATTGGAATATGATGCTGGAGTACAAGCCTTATGCCCCTAACTGCTACCACACCGTAGTGCCTGACTGGGGCACCTCATCTATGCTTGCCAGACGGCTAGGAGCCAGGGCAAAGGTACTGGTGGATCTGGGACATCATCTGCCCAAAACCAATATTGAGCAGATAGTAGCTACGCTGATGTACCAAGATCTGCTGGCGGGATTTCACTTTAATGACAGCAAGTATGGAGATGATGATCTCAATCCCGGCAGCATCAAGCCTTATCAGCTGTTTTTGATATTTTGTGAACTTATAGGAGGGGATAGAGATGGCGCACAGATATGGGATAGCATCTCGTGGATGATCGATGCCAGCTATAATACCCAAGACCCTTTGGTCGATTTGATCCAGGCACTGGAAGCAATTACGATAGCCTATGCCAAGGCCTTGCTGGTGGATCGTGATAAGCTTCAGGCATGTCAACAGAATGGAGAAGGATCGCAGGCTCAGGAAATCCTCCAGATGGCTTACTTGACGGATGTCAGACCTTTGGTATGTGAGGCTAGAGTAAGGGCGGGAGGGGCTGCAGAGCCGCTTGAGGCATATAGGATCCTTATGATACGAAATAAGTTAGTACACGAAAGGGGAGCAAAATCCTATCATTCGTTTTTTTAA
- a CDS encoding SMP-30/gluconolactonase/LRE family protein — MKKLSFLLFIVSVQACTNPKTTTEVEPEKSSYQTVGSVERITSGIDLLLAEGAEIEVIASGFEWSEGPLWLKDLDALIFTDVPTNKVWKWSEKDSLTLFLEPSGYFGSETNKKEPGANGLALDKDGKLILCQHGERQIARMEASLVDPKAEFTALASEYEGKRFNSPNDLVINKKDQLFFTDPPYGLDDWDPKELDFQGVYRLDPDGELTLLLDSLSRPNGIGLSPDENTLYIAQSDFQKARYYAFDLDENGDVLSGKVLLDATSRVGREMPGLPDGLTVHSSGTLFASGPGGIWVISEQGEHMGTIMTGQGTANCTFNADESYLYMTADAYLMRIKLKD, encoded by the coding sequence ATGAAAAAATTAAGCTTTTTATTATTCATTGTTTCTGTTCAAGCATGTACAAATCCAAAAACCACTACTGAAGTGGAGCCAGAAAAAAGCAGCTATCAGACTGTGGGATCTGTAGAAAGAATTACTTCTGGGATTGACTTGCTATTGGCAGAAGGAGCAGAGATAGAGGTGATAGCATCTGGATTTGAATGGTCTGAAGGGCCACTGTGGCTAAAAGACCTGGACGCACTGATATTTACCGATGTTCCCACCAATAAGGTATGGAAGTGGAGTGAAAAAGACAGCCTTACCTTGTTTTTGGAGCCCTCGGGCTATTTTGGTTCTGAGACCAACAAGAAGGAGCCGGGGGCAAACGGATTGGCACTGGACAAAGATGGGAAGCTGATTCTTTGCCAGCATGGGGAAAGGCAGATTGCGAGGATGGAAGCTTCCTTAGTGGATCCTAAAGCTGAATTCACGGCTCTGGCATCGGAATATGAAGGGAAAAGGTTTAATAGCCCTAACGATCTGGTGATAAATAAAAAAGACCAGCTGTTTTTCACCGATCCTCCCTATGGCCTGGATGATTGGGATCCGAAGGAACTGGATTTTCAGGGAGTTTATAGATTGGATCCGGATGGGGAGCTGACGTTGCTGCTGGATTCTCTGAGCAGACCAAATGGCATAGGGCTGAGTCCGGATGAGAATACCTTATATATTGCCCAGTCGGATTTTCAAAAAGCCAGGTATTATGCATTTGACCTGGATGAAAACGGAGATGTACTTAGCGGAAAGGTCTTACTGGATGCTACCAGTAGGGTAGGACGGGAAATGCCCGGTTTGCCGGATGGCCTCACAGTGCATAGTTCTGGGACTCTCTTTGCTTCAGGGCCAGGCGGGATCTGGGTGATCAGTGAGCAGGGGGAGCATATGGGGACGATTATGACAGGTCAGGGCACTGCCAACTGCACCTTCAATGCTGATGAATCCTACCTGTATATGACTGCTGATGCATACTTGATGCGGATCAAACTGAAGGATTAA